In Cicer arietinum cultivar CDC Frontier isolate Library 1 chromosome 7, Cicar.CDCFrontier_v2.0, whole genome shotgun sequence, the genomic window AACTTGCGTGCATTATGCTCTAATTCCCTTTCTGTTTTTAGGTTGTTTAGGCAAAGAAGAAtctcacacacaaaaaaaaaataaaaaaataaaataaaaaataataataataatttaagcgTGTGAAAACCAAAGTTAGGCAAAAATTCCATGCTATTATTATGTcccttttttatatttgaatgtgTTCTGTTCCCTTATTTGTGTTGAGTCAGTCCTCCTATAACTCTTCAAGCTTTTCCACTTGTTCATGCTTTTTAAGCCTTAAACAAAACTTTTATTACTATAGGTTGTTGTAGAAGAATTTTTGTTAAGCAATTTTCTAAGATGTGGCAAAGAAGCCACGAAAAGGGTTCTTTAGATGAGATTAAATTGGAGCTTAGACTTGCTCCACCTGGtgaacaaaatgaaaaaagcattaaaaatacattaaacttGCAGGATgttgagaataatgcattttcAATGCCTTCTTCTGTTAATTCAGCTTTGTCTAACAGATCTCAGAATAGGTACtcctgttttttatttttttatatatttatgttatagTTTTTAATTGCGGTCTAAAACTGTAACGTTAAGGGTTTTTGTTTATAAGTGATCACAATTATATCTGCAACATTTGTCAATGAAATGATGATAGCAATATAAAGGATTGAAGATGTTAGAATTGTGGTGCAtgcaaactttttttttctacaaGATATTATGTATAGTGTttgtattattaatttcaaaactagttttcaaaattttgagttaTTGCAAGTGAATGTTGTTGCTGACATATTATATGGATTTTAAATTGCGGTTACAGATATGTGAAttaatatattgtttatatGACCATAATTTCAGTcataaatatctcaaaatcttaattgtgaatacaaattttggcaacttgtctttttcttttatataatgataattacttctaatgttaattttgatgtgtaactttatatatatatatattgattgatTGATCCACCTAAAACAGAAATGGTTCTAGTCCAGTAGTTGGTTGGCCTCCGATTCGTTCTTACAGGAAGAACATTGCAACCGGAGGCTCTTCTAAGTCGCCAACCGAGTCGAGGCTTGTGGTTCCGGACACGGTTGAAGCTTGCAACAAACCTATTAACAACTCTTGTAAAGGTTTGTTTGTGAAGATCCATATGGATGGTGTTCCTAttggaagaaaaataaacattaatGCTTATGACAGCTATGAAAAACTTTCCTCTGCTGTTGATCAGCTCTTTAGAAGCCTACTCGAAGGTAATATTCGTCAATTTGGATTAAATGCGGTCAAATTATTTGTGATTATATTCGAACCACTTCAATTTCcttacattattattaatgtgTACGTGTCAATGTTAAtatgttattgttgtgtttgGTGTCAATATCTGTGTTAGTGCTTTACAAGAAGTCACTGCTGACAAAACATCTCaactatttgattaaattttaaatgcaatgTGATTTGGTAAAATTTGAATATGAATCGTCTgatttttatcaaatgataAAGGACTCAATGAATTCGAATCCTAGCCTACTAGTGCAATAATTGAGTCATGTGGTCAATTCAATCTATTTTCaccaaacaaaattatttaattgcatgatttttttaaattggcctttttaagtcaattttgcttattattattctttgtAAGCCTCACATCAAGATTGTGACAATGAAAACATGATGCAGAGATGAATTTATCTCACTACTATTCTGCTAAAAGAGATTCCTCTAGAAATAACAAGAAGCAAGAGGAAGATAAAAGCTCAACAGGTTCATTGATTGGAAGTGGGGAATATACTCTTGTTTATGAGGATAATGAAGGAGACAAGATGCTTGTTGGGGATGTGCCATGGCAGTAAGCATCTTATCAATCTTGCATTTTCATCTTATTATATTCAATATCATATACTTAATAATTATTCCTTGATCATTCTTTTGATGCCAATGCAAAATTAACCTTTGTTTTTCAAACTATAGTATGATCTTTTTGGGATATGGATAAATGGATTCCCTATCGTCAAATAGTGACTACAGAAGCATCTCAACTATTCAATTAACTGCAATAAATTCATATCTATTTTTTGTGCTTAACAATTACTATtttgtttgtatgtgtgcactATTAATCTTTTTGAGTGTGCATAAATACCAAGTACTGCATGCCATGCAATTTCATTCCTAGAATTACAAATACACTTTATATATAACTATTGCAATTGGCTTTTTCTTATGTTATTGTGTGAGTTTTAGTTTATCAATGATTTAGTTATTGGTAGTGAAGTGTAATAATTTGTTAGtttatgattattttgtaaTGTGTTTGCTTTTGCAGCATGTTTGTATCAACAGTGAAGAGGCTGAGAGTGTCCAAGACTTCTGATATTCCTGCTTTTAACCGTGAGTATTATTAGTCTTTACTTTAGAGCAAGTTTGAATAAACTTTTCAACAAGCACTTCTGATGAAGTAGgaacaaaaattacaataacTATGAGTTGTTTACAATgtttttcatataaattaaagaTTTAATAGACATCATTGAATGACTCATATGTTGGTAAAATTTATGTGAGACTATATCATGGTTGAAATTTATGtggtaaattttatttaaatgttgtTGATTTCTTATATTGTAATAATAGAGATCATATGAAATGTCTAAATTTAAACGTGTCACATAAATTTTTAGTGATGTGACATTTATGTAAAAATCAtgtataaaatcaaatattcattaaacaaagtgattttttaattggcacattaagaatatatttgttgatttataaaagactattttaaaagcaacataaataaaaatattttaaaagcacTTTCATTTAACATATTCATAAGCTTCTACCGATTAGTTCATATATAAGTTTTATATAAGCTAAAAGCTAATCCAAACTGAATTCAAATTAAGATGAATGATTGAATAAATGTTGTTGTTCTCAGTTGGTAGTAAGAAAGACTAGATCGATCTACCACTTGACTCAACAATGCAAACGAAGGAGTAGTTCAAGGAATAGTAATTTCAACTTCCAACTAAATAATGTGCATCAATGAATGTAACCTTTTTAGTATATGcccactaattcaaatatttcattcttGATAAATAGATgtagatatattaaattaaatgaagttTTCATTTTGGTTAATACAATTTGTTCaagagtaaatttttttaagggaCAAAATGGTATTTTCATTTGGGATGGAGGGTGGGAAGTTAAAATGGGAGGTGCATCGTATATTTCTGTAGTGTGCTTATTATGGATATGGGCTGAGAAAGGCCCATTTACAAATTTCAAGGATTTCAAATGCAAGCGAAAATTTGCATTTACGCTTTCATATATAGCTATgccattaattttattttcagttGCTGCATATACTTTGCACATTAatagtgatattttttaattatctgaAATCCAAttcatctattttcttttttcataaaaataaaaaaagatgataTTTCTATTTATAATTGTAATAATCGTGATTGAAGTTAAATATTATGATAATTTGATAcccacaaaataaaaaataaaaaacatttgatGCCATTTAAATGATACAAATGGTGGCTTAGATAAAAATTTACAGTTGAATGAAGCTTTGCCATAGGGACCAATTTTGCTTGATGGGTAAAAATGATGAgttcatttaaataattgaaattaaaggaTTAAAATCACACGTAAGATAGAAATTAGATATCacagtttttaattaaatttttaaaaaagaaatcaaaagaaaatattcaTTGGTGCaagagttttttttaattatttgataaataaatgatttccacacaaattaattatttttttatttatttttattttggtgcGTTGTTCGTTTTAGTTTAAATTGACATGATAGTTTTGATTCATATTGACGTGGTATTTTTCATTCAATAAATGATTTTAACATCGTCAACGTTACAGATCTTATGACATATATATTGCAGACACttgaattttatcatatttataggTATATATTCTTTTGTgctattaatatatttgttcgcatattaatctttattttttaacaattttaaatttatattatatcaatatattttataatttagatcaattgaatataattttttttagtaaaaacaaacaacaaaaaatagttTGTTATAAGTAATTAATCTAATGAACTATCTTTTGATGTCACAAGGTATCCGAAGCGTATAGCTATGCTCATTATTAATTTCATCATTAAAATCTATACCAAAACTCTCATTGTTGTGAGGAATTAATGGTAGACAAGATCCAAATTTGGTGGGATCGACTGGGG contains:
- the LOC101489478 gene encoding auxin-responsive protein IAA28-like, with amino-acid sequence MWQRSHEKGSLDEIKLELRLAPPGEQNEKSIKNTLNLQDVENNAFSMPSSVNSALSNRSQNRNGSSPVVGWPPIRSYRKNIATGGSSKSPTESRLVVPDTVEACNKPINNSCKGLFVKIHMDGVPIGRKININAYDSYEKLSSAVDQLFRSLLEEMNLSHYYSAKRDSSRNNKKQEEDKSSTGSLIGSGEYTLVYEDNEGDKMLVGDVPWHMFVSTVKRLRVSKTSDIPAFNLGSKKD